A single genomic interval of Aureliella helgolandensis harbors:
- a CDS encoding PSD1 and planctomycete cytochrome C domain-containing protein, producing the protein MLSFRFGHFVALLTLSAFCRNCAVSAAELDFNRDIRPILSENCFYCHGQDGNQRKADLRLDIRADALEYGALEPGDVESSLLIERIESSDADLLMPPIDSNRKLSDEQKQALKQWVAEGAKYQEHWAFTPPERSALPQVSDKQWPRNAIDYFVLHKLETEDWAPSPEAERHALIKRLYIDLIGLPPSPEAVAAFIEDASPDAYERLVDQLLESEHYGERMALPWLDAARYADSNGFQQDGDTWQWMWRDWVVRALNQDLPFDQFTIWQLAGDLLPTPSIEQQVASGFNRNHLLNGEGGAIAEEQRFNVLFDRIDTTATTFLGLTMACAQCHDHKYDPITQQDYYSLLDAFNRVPETGTPQRYSSRIRLGNPVIEVPTEENKAKIAEFNQRISEAEETAKPLVDAAYLGWKSGIEADGQPADAADLPPAAQEILKKPAGERSEAEQEELEKLLKKHFDEKVRESLVSSIAAFAVPDQLRSQLASYTADNIPRPMVMSDDKPRQSHLLERGEYLNPGLPVTFDTPKFLPPLAPEAPRNRLGFAQWLVSPEQPLTARVQVNRMWQHFFGNGLVKTSEDFGVQSEYPLHKDLLDWLAVEFRDSGWSMKRLNRLIVTSATYRQSSKMTERHREHDIENRLLARASRFRMPSLLLRDWALAAAGILNQKVAGPPVYPYQPDAVWEALAITKERDFTYPASSGANLYRRSLYTFWRRTVIPANMFDASNRQACRVRLAITSTPLHALTTLNDPTWIEAARLLAERVTESGTQPSEYLGSAFRRVLCRTPSAWELELLQQALSKQLAIYEADPTAAQELLSIGSTECRSTAPSEELAAFTAVCLGIFNLDEALTRE; encoded by the coding sequence GTGCTTTCGTTTCGATTCGGCCATTTCGTGGCACTGCTAACGCTTTCTGCCTTCTGTCGCAACTGCGCGGTCAGCGCTGCAGAACTCGATTTCAATCGCGACATCCGCCCCATTTTGTCTGAGAATTGTTTTTATTGTCATGGGCAAGATGGGAATCAGCGCAAGGCGGATTTGCGGCTGGATATTCGCGCGGATGCCCTTGAATACGGTGCGTTGGAACCGGGCGATGTGGAGAGCAGCCTACTCATCGAGCGGATTGAGTCGTCGGATGCAGATCTACTGATGCCGCCTATCGACTCGAACCGCAAGTTATCGGACGAGCAGAAGCAGGCACTTAAGCAGTGGGTTGCAGAGGGAGCTAAGTACCAAGAACACTGGGCGTTCACCCCGCCGGAGCGTTCCGCGCTTCCGCAGGTCAGCGACAAGCAGTGGCCTCGCAACGCCATCGACTACTTCGTATTGCATAAGCTTGAAACGGAAGACTGGGCCCCCTCTCCGGAGGCCGAGCGCCATGCCCTGATCAAGCGTCTATACATTGACCTAATTGGACTTCCTCCGAGCCCGGAAGCGGTTGCAGCGTTTATCGAAGATGCATCCCCGGATGCTTACGAACGCCTAGTCGACCAACTGCTGGAAAGCGAGCACTATGGGGAACGCATGGCCTTGCCCTGGCTGGATGCCGCCCGCTACGCAGATAGCAACGGCTTTCAACAGGACGGCGACACGTGGCAATGGATGTGGCGGGACTGGGTCGTCAGGGCGCTAAATCAGGATCTTCCCTTCGATCAATTCACCATCTGGCAGCTGGCGGGAGACTTGCTTCCCACCCCCTCAATTGAACAGCAGGTGGCCAGTGGCTTCAATCGTAATCACTTGCTCAATGGCGAAGGCGGCGCTATCGCGGAAGAACAGCGGTTCAACGTCCTGTTCGACCGCATCGACACGACGGCAACCACCTTCCTCGGCCTAACAATGGCTTGCGCTCAGTGCCATGACCACAAATACGACCCCATCACTCAGCAGGACTATTACAGTTTGTTGGATGCGTTTAATCGTGTGCCGGAAACCGGGACACCTCAACGCTACTCCTCGCGCATTCGCCTGGGCAATCCTGTTATCGAAGTGCCCACGGAAGAAAACAAAGCCAAGATCGCTGAGTTCAACCAACGCATTAGCGAGGCAGAAGAGACGGCCAAGCCATTGGTCGACGCAGCCTACCTCGGCTGGAAGTCGGGTATCGAAGCGGATGGCCAGCCCGCAGACGCAGCGGACCTACCTCCGGCCGCGCAAGAGATTCTGAAAAAGCCGGCTGGTGAGCGGAGTGAGGCAGAACAGGAAGAGTTGGAAAAGTTGCTTAAGAAGCACTTCGACGAAAAAGTCCGCGAATCGCTGGTCAGTTCAATTGCCGCATTCGCGGTACCGGATCAATTGCGTTCCCAGCTCGCCAGCTACACTGCCGACAACATTCCGCGTCCGATGGTGATGAGTGACGATAAGCCACGTCAGTCTCATCTGTTAGAACGTGGCGAGTACTTAAACCCAGGCTTACCGGTAACATTCGACACCCCCAAGTTCTTGCCCCCCCTTGCTCCAGAGGCGCCGCGCAACCGGCTGGGATTTGCTCAATGGCTGGTGTCACCAGAGCAACCTTTGACTGCCCGCGTCCAAGTCAATCGCATGTGGCAACACTTTTTTGGCAACGGTCTCGTCAAGACTTCCGAGGATTTCGGCGTGCAGAGCGAGTATCCGCTCCATAAAGACTTGCTTGACTGGTTGGCCGTAGAGTTTCGCGACTCCGGATGGAGCATGAAGCGGCTCAATCGCTTGATCGTCACGAGTGCGACCTATCGTCAGTCCTCCAAAATGACCGAGCGTCACCGAGAGCATGACATCGAGAATCGCCTACTGGCCCGAGCCAGTCGCTTCCGCATGCCATCCCTATTGCTGCGCGACTGGGCCTTAGCGGCAGCGGGCATTTTGAACCAGAAAGTCGCAGGTCCGCCGGTCTACCCCTATCAACCCGATGCCGTTTGGGAGGCGCTCGCGATCACCAAAGAACGCGACTTCACCTACCCAGCCTCGTCTGGCGCCAATCTTTATCGTCGTAGTTTGTACACATTTTGGCGGCGGACGGTGATCCCAGCCAACATGTTTGACGCCTCCAACCGCCAGGCCTGTCGCGTCCGCTTGGCGATAACCAGCACCCCGCTGCACGCCCTAACAACGCTCAACGATCCAACTTGGATTGAAGCCGCTCGACTGCTCGCCGAAAGGGTCACCGAAAGCGGTACGCAGCCGAGTGAATACCTTGGCTCGGCATTTCGTCGCGTGTTATGCCGCACCCCATCAGCCTGGGAACTTGAGCTTCTGCAGCAGGCGTTGTCCAAACAGTTGGCGATCTACGAAGCAGATCCAACTGCAGCACAAGAACTATTGTCCATCGGTTCGACAGAGTGCCGGTCCACCGCACCGTCTGAAGAATTGGCTGCGTTCACCGCGGTGTGCCTCGGTATCTTTAATCTGGACGAAGCACTCACGCGCGAGTAG
- a CDS encoding DUF3500 domain-containing protein — protein sequence MTARITLLLFLAAVSAGGWGLVVIAQPPGRGGGSASLSEPFRGIVANGELEKGLFEIKSTGVSTEPVVAAATTFLASLSETQLEETTFPVNDIEWRSWDNRHSYQRRGVGFNEMSQAQRDQAFALLKVSLSARGLKMSQDIMKLNGTLAELANNFDEYGEWLYWITIMGTPSATEPWGWQLDGHHLVINYFVLGDQVVMSPVFIGSEPVHAVSGKFEGTIVLQDEQNKGLELLQSLTSEQQASAILSLDKTSNNALTQAYKDNVDLDYAGIAASELNEVQQQLLLDVIEQFVGIAADEHARVKMEEVKQHLDRTHFAWIGGATDESVYYYRVHSPVVLIEFDHQSRVAPFRSREPSRDHIHAVLRTPNGNDYGKDLLRQHYEQHEHGEHGHSHN from the coding sequence ATGACGGCTCGCATTACTCTCTTATTGTTTCTGGCCGCAGTTTCCGCTGGCGGTTGGGGGCTGGTTGTCATCGCACAACCGCCAGGACGAGGTGGCGGATCCGCTTCCCTCTCGGAACCCTTCCGAGGAATTGTGGCTAACGGGGAGCTCGAAAAAGGGCTGTTTGAAATCAAGTCAACAGGCGTGAGTACCGAACCGGTGGTCGCAGCAGCCACAACTTTCTTGGCGTCACTAAGTGAGACGCAACTTGAGGAAACCACCTTTCCCGTGAACGACATTGAATGGCGAAGCTGGGACAATCGTCACTCCTACCAGCGACGTGGTGTCGGATTCAACGAGATGTCCCAAGCACAACGTGACCAAGCGTTCGCGTTATTGAAGGTCAGCCTCAGCGCCAGAGGACTCAAAATGTCCCAAGACATTATGAAGCTTAATGGCACGCTAGCTGAGTTAGCCAACAATTTTGACGAGTACGGGGAATGGCTCTATTGGATTACCATCATGGGAACCCCGTCTGCCACCGAACCGTGGGGCTGGCAGCTCGACGGCCACCATTTGGTAATCAACTATTTTGTTTTGGGCGACCAAGTCGTTATGTCGCCTGTATTTATTGGAAGCGAGCCCGTTCATGCGGTCAGCGGAAAGTTTGAAGGGACAATCGTCCTGCAGGACGAGCAGAACAAAGGACTCGAATTGCTGCAATCTTTAACGAGCGAACAGCAGGCCAGTGCCATCCTTTCACTCGACAAGACGAGCAACAACGCCTTGACGCAGGCTTACAAAGACAATGTTGACTTAGACTACGCTGGCATCGCAGCGTCCGAATTGAACGAAGTGCAACAGCAACTCCTCCTAGACGTCATCGAACAATTCGTAGGGATCGCAGCAGACGAGCATGCGCGAGTCAAAATGGAGGAAGTCAAACAACATCTGGATCGGACTCACTTCGCTTGGATCGGAGGCGCGACAGATGAAAGCGTCTACTATTACCGCGTACACAGTCCCGTTGTGTTGATCGAGTTTGACCATCAGAGTCGCGTTGCTCCGTTCCGCTCACGCGAGCCATCGCGCGACCATATCCACGCAGTACTGCGCACCCCGAATGGCAACGACTATGGCAAAGACCTATTGCGGCAGCATTACGAACAACACGAACATGGCGAGCACGGACACAGCCATAACTGA
- a CDS encoding ABC-F family ATP-binding cassette domain-containing protein — MGVLLQIRGAEKSYGMQRLLDDAEATLTDGVKVGFVGRNGAGKSTLLRVLLDEEELEKGEVIRSSNLKVGYLRQHDPFQPTESAMDFLVRDSGQPDWKCGEVAGQFELKGDYLNGPISALSGGWQTRVKLAALLLHEPNLLLLDEPTNFLDVRTQILLEHFLQNFNQAALIVSHDRTFLQATCDHTLDLTRGKLTMYPGKIEAFLEYQAERREHDERVNAAVLAKQKKLQQFIDKNRARASTASQARSKGKQLERLQTLEIEEELPTASIRAPIVVPRKGPALRLNDLSIGYPDRTVATEIKLEIEHGQRAAIVGDNGQGKTTLLRTIVGSLTPLGGEAKWGHGCDIGVYAQHVYSSLDPNQTVLEYLEYKAIAGTTNQMILAVAGSLLFRNEHVRKKVKVLSGGERARLCMAGLLLGPYNILVLDEPGNHLDVETVESLVEALLEYRGTVIFTSHDRHFMRRLATNIVEVRDGTAKNYSGDYDGYLYYVNKEIEEGERARGVTSGQKSKKNASKSGKGSGKDSTEPAMDPRKLQKELKRLEKVVVALDAQRRELNDQLMTATDPDHALKLHNEVKAVEMDLGEAEEKWLELNSYDE; from the coding sequence ATGGGCGTATTACTACAAATTCGTGGCGCGGAAAAGAGTTATGGCATGCAACGCCTGCTGGACGACGCGGAAGCCACGCTGACCGATGGGGTGAAAGTTGGCTTCGTGGGTCGCAATGGCGCGGGCAAGTCGACTCTTCTGCGAGTGCTGTTGGACGAAGAGGAGCTGGAAAAAGGGGAAGTCATTCGCAGCTCCAACCTCAAAGTGGGGTATTTGCGTCAGCACGATCCCTTCCAACCGACGGAATCGGCCATGGACTTTCTGGTCCGCGATAGTGGGCAACCCGACTGGAAATGCGGAGAGGTAGCTGGCCAATTCGAGCTCAAGGGGGACTATCTCAACGGCCCCATTTCAGCTTTGTCGGGAGGCTGGCAGACCCGCGTAAAGCTGGCGGCATTGCTGCTGCACGAACCCAATTTGTTGCTCCTGGATGAGCCGACTAACTTTCTCGACGTTCGCACCCAGATCTTGCTCGAGCATTTTCTGCAGAATTTTAACCAAGCCGCTTTAATCGTCTCCCACGATCGAACATTCCTGCAAGCGACTTGCGATCACACGCTCGATCTCACGCGTGGCAAGCTGACGATGTACCCGGGTAAGATTGAAGCCTTCCTGGAGTATCAGGCGGAGCGCCGCGAGCATGATGAGCGGGTCAATGCGGCCGTTCTAGCTAAGCAAAAGAAGCTGCAACAGTTCATCGATAAGAATCGAGCTCGCGCCAGTACAGCAAGCCAAGCTCGCTCCAAAGGAAAACAGCTCGAGCGTCTACAGACCTTGGAGATCGAAGAAGAACTGCCAACGGCTTCGATTCGCGCACCGATCGTCGTGCCACGCAAGGGCCCCGCACTGCGGTTAAACGACTTATCCATCGGCTATCCCGATCGAACCGTTGCCACTGAGATCAAGCTCGAAATTGAACACGGCCAACGCGCTGCCATCGTGGGCGATAACGGGCAAGGCAAAACCACTCTACTCCGGACGATCGTCGGCTCGCTAACGCCTCTGGGCGGGGAAGCCAAATGGGGCCACGGTTGCGATATTGGAGTCTACGCCCAACACGTCTACAGCAGTTTGGATCCCAACCAGACCGTTCTCGAGTACCTGGAATACAAAGCCATCGCGGGAACAACCAATCAAATGATCTTGGCCGTGGCCGGCTCGCTTCTGTTTCGCAATGAGCATGTTCGCAAGAAGGTCAAAGTGCTGTCCGGTGGTGAACGCGCCCGACTTTGCATGGCGGGCCTGCTGCTGGGCCCCTACAACATCCTCGTTCTCGACGAGCCTGGTAACCACTTGGATGTAGAGACCGTTGAATCGTTGGTCGAGGCGCTGCTTGAGTACCGCGGTACGGTGATCTTCACCAGTCACGATCGTCACTTCATGCGCCGCTTGGCGACCAACATTGTGGAAGTGCGAGACGGGACTGCCAAGAATTACAGCGGCGACTACGATGGCTACCTGTACTACGTCAACAAAGAGATCGAAGAGGGTGAGCGTGCACGAGGCGTAACGTCGGGTCAGAAATCGAAGAAGAATGCGTCGAAGTCAGGCAAGGGATCTGGCAAGGATTCTACTGAACCAGCCATGGATCCACGCAAGCTGCAGAAGGAACTGAAACGACTCGAAAAAGTCGTGGTGGCGCTCGACGCGCAACGTCGCGAATTGAACGATCAATTGATGACCGCTACCGACCCAGACCATGCACTGAAATTGCACAACGAAGTAAAAGCTGTCGAAATGGACCTGGGAGAAGCCGAGGAAAAGTGGCTGGAGTTGAACTCCTACGACGAGTAG
- a CDS encoding rhodanese-like domain-containing protein has translation MRLVICMCLMMLLACTSSDARQASQADAEVASSSLSNSLSSAAEDGAVASSGQAEEIVIDVRSQAEWDAGHVPQAIHIPHTEIADRIAEFTKDKQAKIVVYCAVGGRAGKAKTALMDLGYLNVENAGGYDDIKDRYQAEM, from the coding sequence ATGAGATTAGTGATCTGCATGTGCCTCATGATGCTTCTAGCCTGCACGAGCAGCGATGCGAGGCAAGCCAGCCAAGCTGACGCAGAAGTGGCGTCGAGCTCCTTGTCGAACTCCCTGTCCAGCGCCGCCGAGGACGGTGCCGTGGCATCTTCCGGCCAAGCGGAGGAGATTGTGATAGACGTGCGCAGTCAGGCCGAGTGGGACGCGGGGCACGTTCCTCAAGCAATCCACATTCCTCATACGGAGATTGCCGACCGGATTGCAGAGTTCACTAAGGACAAACAGGCGAAAATTGTCGTCTACTGCGCCGTTGGAGGAAGAGCTGGTAAAGCAAAGACGGCCTTGATGGACCTCGGCTATCTGAATGTCGAGAACGCTGGCGGCTACGACGACATCAAAGATCGCTATCAGGCAGAAATGTAG
- a CDS encoding DUF1501 domain-containing protein: MSNPFQDNATRVTRRQLFGSMASGLGTAALATLLKQDTLLGAGANATVPQRIGGLPGLPHHLPKAKRVVVLWQGGGPSHVDLFDEKPMLAQMAGEDIPGSVRGDTRLSTMSSGYGKWPCVPAIKPFQTYGQSSLRLSSMLPDIGNLADDICVVRSMHTEAVNHAPGVTYFMTGAQVPGRPSMGAWLSYGLGSETENLPTFVVMTSSDRGKTCGQLFFDYYWGSGFVPSRYQGVRFRNTGDLVPYLTNPAGISREARRSLLDDIAAMNSAHLADYGDPEIDTRIAQYEMAFRMQSSVPDLVDFSDESQSTLDRYGPDALRKGSFANNCLIARRLLERDVRFVQLMHAGWDQHNNLFTQLEEQCVDTQAPSAALVHDLKERGLLDDTLVVWGGEFGRTPFGQGDPANPKGRDHFGRAYSWWLAGGGVKPGTTYGATDEFGWNITENPVHVHDMQATILHLCGIDHTRLTYRYQGRQYRLTDVHGEVVQGILS, translated from the coding sequence ATGTCGAATCCCTTCCAAGACAATGCTACTCGGGTCACTCGCCGTCAACTCTTCGGTTCAATGGCAAGTGGGTTAGGCACTGCTGCATTAGCCACGCTACTGAAGCAAGACACCCTGCTCGGTGCTGGTGCGAACGCAACCGTACCGCAAAGGATCGGGGGCCTACCAGGCCTGCCGCACCATTTGCCCAAGGCCAAACGGGTGGTCGTGTTGTGGCAGGGCGGTGGACCATCGCACGTCGATTTGTTTGATGAGAAACCGATGTTGGCACAGATGGCGGGAGAAGACATCCCAGGTTCGGTGCGTGGAGATACTCGTCTGTCCACCATGTCGTCCGGTTACGGAAAATGGCCATGCGTGCCGGCCATTAAGCCTTTCCAGACCTACGGGCAATCGTCCTTGAGGCTGAGTAGCATGCTGCCCGACATTGGAAATCTAGCAGATGACATCTGCGTCGTGCGCAGCATGCATACCGAGGCGGTCAATCATGCTCCAGGGGTTACCTATTTCATGACAGGAGCGCAAGTTCCAGGTCGCCCGAGCATGGGAGCCTGGCTCTCCTATGGCCTCGGGAGCGAAACCGAGAATCTACCAACCTTTGTGGTCATGACATCCAGCGATCGCGGAAAGACCTGTGGGCAGCTGTTCTTCGACTACTACTGGGGCAGTGGCTTTGTGCCGAGCCGCTACCAGGGAGTTCGCTTCCGCAACACGGGCGATTTAGTCCCCTACCTGACCAATCCTGCTGGTATCAGTCGGGAGGCGCGGCGCTCTCTCTTGGATGATATTGCCGCCATGAATTCGGCCCACCTCGCCGACTATGGAGATCCCGAGATTGACACCCGCATCGCTCAGTACGAAATGGCGTTCCGCATGCAGTCGAGCGTACCGGACCTGGTCGATTTCTCTGACGAATCGCAATCGACACTCGATCGCTATGGGCCCGACGCGCTGCGTAAAGGCTCGTTCGCCAACAATTGTCTGATCGCACGCCGATTGCTGGAACGCGATGTTCGTTTCGTCCAACTCATGCATGCTGGCTGGGATCAACACAACAACCTATTCACTCAGCTCGAAGAGCAATGTGTCGATACGCAAGCTCCCTCGGCGGCTCTCGTGCACGACCTGAAAGAGCGGGGCTTGCTGGACGACACGCTGGTCGTCTGGGGAGGGGAGTTCGGACGGACGCCCTTTGGCCAAGGCGATCCCGCCAATCCCAAGGGACGCGACCATTTTGGACGAGCTTACAGCTGGTGGCTGGCCGGAGGTGGCGTCAAGCCCGGAACAACCTACGGAGCAACCGATGAATTCGGTTGGAACATCACCGAGAACCCAGTGCATGTGCACGACATGCAAGCCACGATCCTGCACCTGTGTGGTATCGATCACACGCGATTAACGTACCGCTACCAGGGACGCCAGTACCGCCTGACCGACGTCCATGGCGAGGTAGTTCAAGGAATACTCAGTTAA
- a CDS encoding fused MFS/spermidine synthase, whose translation MIAYYCIFFFSGLAALVYEVSWNRQLGVLFGHTSHTAAVVLTAYFGGMAIGYALGGKLANRINPFRGYAVCEILAGGWALLVPSLLSFATTGNLAPWLQHDLPLVQMLVRLLASGLLLAPATIALGATLPLMSEMLSRRADDALLELHAARFTTAYAFNTLGALSGVFLAASWLLPSVGVASSSMFAASVSALCGGAAWLYGKGQVAPAHVRRQSGISSPTGAQFPAQPGGVCSTGGEPVSMSFWWIVVGISGGATLALEVLYARLFTLVFHNSTYTFSFVLITFLLGLSLGALVARYLALRFAIMSIACWASSLAALSVSLSVIGFVYGTQLQYFQYGSTFASYYLGGLLLVGGVCLPVATCLGMLLPLAWRQARQFGEWQSQFIGWATAVSTLSAAGGAVMASFLLFPTFGLWWSFGCIALLLLLPTLYATQQRKMGSAIYAATLAGVVAMLPIFFSNPESWTASAGYESLLARWHSTYGWIDVIEDNRTGAKKVRQNLHYRFGATGFNSEREFRQAHLPLLLHPQPENALFIGLGTGMTAAGAVPHRELQAIEIVELIPEVVDAVRLLGKENRHIVDDPRTQMHVGDGRHFLASTPTKFDVIISDLFVPWESETGYLYTLEHFQTTQKCLRPGGVFCQWLPLYQMGIPEFESIADSLRRVFPHVTLWWGRLHPTRPILALVASEEPLDFNFQLLDERLQDLQATGEFSDSQLRSAISLAELFAGDWPLRNQVTLNTDEHPWVEFRSPISHRSGQLFQGPRLREYLLHQLEQNSADSVRFSSDTASGAEVRPRAWQRTVMFPQP comes from the coding sequence GTGATCGCCTACTATTGCATTTTCTTCTTCTCAGGGCTGGCTGCACTCGTCTACGAAGTGAGTTGGAACAGACAGCTTGGAGTGCTATTCGGGCACACCTCCCACACCGCTGCGGTAGTGCTAACGGCCTACTTTGGCGGCATGGCCATCGGTTATGCGCTGGGAGGCAAATTGGCAAATCGCATCAATCCCTTTCGCGGCTACGCGGTCTGTGAAATCCTCGCGGGAGGCTGGGCTCTGCTGGTCCCCAGCCTATTGAGTTTCGCCACCACGGGGAATCTTGCTCCCTGGCTGCAACACGACCTACCGCTCGTTCAGATGCTTGTTCGGTTACTCGCAAGCGGACTTCTTCTGGCACCCGCAACAATCGCGCTCGGAGCCACGCTACCGCTGATGAGTGAAATGCTCAGCCGTCGAGCGGATGACGCGTTATTGGAATTGCATGCCGCGCGTTTCACCACCGCTTACGCGTTCAATACCCTGGGCGCATTGAGCGGGGTCTTCCTAGCCGCCTCGTGGCTATTGCCCAGCGTTGGAGTGGCTAGCAGCAGTATGTTCGCCGCTAGCGTTTCCGCCCTATGCGGTGGCGCAGCATGGCTGTACGGCAAAGGGCAGGTGGCCCCCGCTCACGTGCGCAGACAATCCGGAATCTCATCCCCAACTGGCGCGCAATTTCCCGCCCAGCCTGGTGGCGTGTGCTCAACTGGAGGTGAACCGGTCTCGATGAGTTTTTGGTGGATCGTGGTGGGTATTTCAGGTGGTGCAACTCTCGCCCTGGAAGTGCTGTACGCGCGACTATTCACTCTCGTTTTCCACAACAGCACCTATACGTTTTCCTTCGTACTTATCACCTTCTTACTTGGACTTTCTCTGGGAGCACTTGTTGCCCGCTATCTCGCCCTGCGCTTCGCGATCATGTCAATTGCATGCTGGGCAAGTAGCCTAGCAGCCCTTTCGGTCTCTCTCTCCGTGATCGGATTCGTCTATGGAACGCAGTTGCAGTACTTTCAATATGGATCTACATTCGCTTCTTACTATCTAGGTGGCCTGTTGCTCGTAGGCGGCGTTTGCCTACCCGTTGCTACATGCTTGGGGATGCTACTGCCGCTAGCTTGGCGACAGGCGCGACAATTTGGCGAATGGCAAAGTCAGTTTATCGGCTGGGCTACCGCCGTCAGTACTCTGTCCGCTGCAGGGGGAGCGGTCATGGCTAGTTTCCTCCTGTTCCCAACCTTCGGGCTATGGTGGTCGTTCGGATGCATCGCCTTGCTCCTGCTGCTACCGACCCTCTATGCGACCCAGCAGAGGAAAATGGGTAGCGCGATTTACGCTGCCACTTTAGCGGGCGTCGTGGCCATGCTACCTATTTTCTTCAGCAACCCAGAATCTTGGACCGCCAGTGCTGGCTACGAATCCCTGCTCGCCCGCTGGCATTCAACGTACGGCTGGATTGATGTGATTGAAGACAATCGCACTGGTGCAAAGAAGGTTCGGCAAAATCTTCACTATCGCTTCGGCGCAACAGGGTTCAATTCCGAACGCGAATTCCGACAAGCCCATTTGCCGCTACTGCTGCATCCACAGCCTGAGAATGCACTTTTCATCGGCCTGGGGACGGGCATGACCGCGGCAGGAGCCGTCCCTCACCGAGAACTACAGGCAATCGAGATTGTAGAATTGATCCCCGAGGTGGTCGATGCAGTCCGATTATTAGGCAAGGAGAACCGCCACATCGTAGACGACCCTCGCACCCAGATGCACGTTGGGGATGGACGGCATTTCCTAGCTTCAACACCGACCAAATTTGATGTAATCATTAGCGATTTGTTTGTTCCCTGGGAGAGTGAAACCGGCTATCTCTACACCCTGGAACATTTTCAAACCACTCAAAAATGCCTCCGGCCTGGAGGTGTTTTCTGCCAATGGCTGCCACTCTACCAAATGGGCATTCCAGAATTTGAGTCGATCGCGGACAGCCTGCGACGCGTGTTCCCTCATGTGACACTCTGGTGGGGCCGACTGCACCCGACGCGACCGATTCTAGCCCTAGTCGCCAGCGAAGAACCGTTGGACTTTAATTTCCAACTGCTAGACGAACGCCTGCAGGATCTCCAAGCAACTGGTGAATTTAGCGATTCGCAGCTGCGCTCTGCGATCAGCCTAGCCGAGCTGTTTGCAGGTGACTGGCCGCTGAGAAATCAGGTCACACTCAATACGGATGAGCATCCGTGGGTGGAATTCCGCAGCCCCATTTCGCACCGGAGCGGACAGTTATTTCAAGGCCCCCGTCTAAGAGAGTACTTGCTCCATCAGTTGGAACAAAACTCTGCCGACTCAGTACGGTTCAGCAGCGACACGGCCTCGGGAGCCGAGGTGCGTCCCAGAGCGTGGCAACGGACGGTCATGTTTCCCCAGCCATAG
- a CDS encoding DUF1569 domain-containing protein: MQRRQLVFKGLEEAVTECQALLDSGYQRGGNWTLAQACRHLRLTQDASIDGYPPWMSLFAPVRPLIRWLLLPRLLRGDSPAGIRTAAIFLPPEDMQDQVELSEFTKSVERFQRHTGYLYPHPGFGKLERSQLEEIHAAHAAHHLGFLLPVPIR; the protein is encoded by the coding sequence ATGCAGCGTAGACAGCTAGTTTTCAAAGGACTTGAAGAGGCCGTTACCGAGTGCCAGGCACTCTTGGACAGTGGCTACCAACGCGGCGGTAATTGGACACTGGCCCAAGCTTGCCGTCACTTGCGTTTGACTCAGGATGCGAGCATCGATGGCTACCCACCGTGGATGTCCCTTTTCGCTCCCGTACGTCCGCTGATACGTTGGCTGCTATTGCCGCGCCTTCTGCGGGGGGATTCTCCGGCTGGAATTAGAACTGCGGCTATATTTCTGCCACCGGAGGACATGCAGGATCAAGTAGAGCTCAGCGAGTTCACGAAGAGTGTAGAACGCTTTCAACGACACACGGGCTACCTTTATCCCCATCCAGGATTCGGTAAGCTGGAACGCTCGCAACTAGAAGAGATTCATGCCGCTCATGCAGCGCACCACCTTGGATTTCTATTGCCAGTTCCCATACGCTAA